The sequence CGACGCCGGGCTGGAAATTGACGAGCTTGCCGCGCAGGTCACGCGGGACCGGCCCGTGCGGCACGTCCGTACCCGCCTTCAGCGCGGCGGCGAGCTTCGCGAACTCCTGCTGGTACGCCGGGAGCGTGTAGCGGCCGAAGAGCGTCGACGCGCCTTCGTACTGCTGCGAGTCGTACTCCTCCGGCGTCGTCACGTACTGGCTGTAGGCGTTGGCGTAACCCTGCATCAGGACGTTCTCGAGCGGCACTCCCAGCACCGAAGCGACGGTCTTCCGGATCCGCAGCCCGGCGACGATCGTGTACTCGGCGGGCCCGGCGACCAGGTGCAACTGTCCGATGCGGACGAGCTGCAGCGGCAGCACCTCCGGCGCCCACGGGTACGGCTGCATCGCCCCGAACGGCACCGCGACGACCTTCGGCGCCTGCGCGTCCGCCAAGGCCTGCGGGATCGGCGCGTCGATGCCGCCGAGCCAGTCGATGAACGGGTTCTTGATGCCTTCGGGCAGCGGCAGGCCCGGGCCGTCCTCGGTGCTGCCGGCCAGCATGGAGACGCCGATCGCGGCGGTGCAGGTGCGGTGCGGGCGGCCGTCCGGGGTGAATTCCGGGGCCACGTCGACGGCGGACATGTCCACGTAGGTCATCCGGTGGCCGACGCCGCCGGTGACCTTTTCGCCCGCCGCGTCGAACGCGCGTTTCGCCGCCTGGAACTGGAGTTCGCCGATCCGGCGGGTGTTCTCGAACTCCGTCTCGGGCGTACCCGGCTTCAGGTTCAGGTTCGGCGTCATGTCGCCGGAGTTGGTCTGGGCGAAGGCGGCGACGAACCCGGGCGGGCCGTCGAGGTAGCGGACGCCGGCGTGGTCGTGCTCCCACGCGTAGGCGGCGTAGCCCTTGTTGTCGCTGCTGATCAGGTGGTTGCCGTTGCTCATCGACGTGCCGTGGGTGGCGAACCAGGTGATCGCGCCGACGTCCCGTCCGCCTTGGCGGAAGCGCAGCACGGTGACCGCGGGGTCGATCGAGAGCGGGAAGTGGTCCTTGTCGGGGTTGCGCTCGAAGGCGACCCGCGACCGGTTGGCGCTGGCCTCGGTCAGCTCGGTGCGGCCGAGGCTGAGCTCGCCGGGCTTGAGGTCGTCGTGCGCCCGGCCGATGGCGTCGACGATCCCGGCGACGACGGCGTCGTAGGTCTGCTGCTGGAAGCCGAGGATCGACAGGTCGTACGCCGCGTAGTGCGAGTCGCCGCCGCAGGCCGAGTGGGTGTGGGTGGCGTTGAGCAGGACGTTCTGCTCGGTGTAGCGCGCGCCGTACTTCTTCGCGAGTTCGCGCAGGACGCCCTGGTGCACGGACTGGAACAGCGCGCCCAGCTCGGCGGTGACGAAGACGATCCGGTGCGCGCCGTCGTCGACGATGAAGGCGCGGGCCCGGGTGCGCAGGTGGATGCCGGCGGTCTGCTGCTGCGGCATGGAGTAACCCATCATGCCGTTCTCGGCGGCGGGCCCGGTGACGTCCCCGATCCCGACGCCGACCCGCAGCTCCGGCTCGGCGGCCTCGGCGGCTCTCCCGCCGAGGCCGCCGAGCGTGGCGGCGAACGGGAGCGCGGCGGCTCCGGCCAGGACGTGACGACGGCTCACCGGCATACGGTCTCCCGACTAACGTGAACGACTTTCGCGTTAGTCGGGACCGTACGTGACCCCGGTTACCCGGGCAACCCGGCGAAAGTACCGGCAACGCCGGCGCAGGCACCGGCGAGCGGCGTTTCCCGCGACACCGGCTCCGCCCGAACTCACGTGCGGCGAGTTCGGCAAAGGTCTTGAATGACTCATTCAGGACCTCCGAAGACCTGAATGAGTCATTCAAGACGCCACCGCGCCCGTCAGGAGACCGGGTCAGCCCAGCGCGTCCGCGATCTTCGTCAGCGTCGCCGCGTCCCCGCGCAGCAGCAGCTGGGTCACCACCGTCTCCTCCCACGCCTGCAGCTCGTCCCGGATCTTCGCCGGCGGGCCGATCAGCGAGGTGTCCTCCACCAGCGACGTCGGGATCGCGGCCGTCGCTTCCTCCTTGCGCCCGGCCAGGTACAGCTCCTGCACCTTGTCCGCCACGTCCTCGTACCCCAGCCGCGCGAAGACGTCGTGGTGGAAGTTGACCGTCTTCGCGCCCATCCCGCCGATGTACAGCGCCAGCGACGGCTTGATCCACGACGCCGCCTCTTCGACGTCGTCGTGCACGATCACCGGGATCGAGCACGGCACCTCGAACGTCTCCAGCGTGTGCCGCGCCCCTTCGCGCGCGAAGCCCTCCTCCAGGGCTGCCTTGTAGAAGGCGTTGCTCTTGGGCGAGAAGAACAACGGGAGCCAGCCGTCGCCGATTTCCGCGGCCAGTGCGACGTTCTTCGGGCCCTCCGCGGCCAGGTGGATCGGGATCTCCTTGCGCAGCGGGTGCACCGTCGGCTTCAGCGCCTTGCCGAGGCCCGTCCCACCGCGCAGCGGCAGCTGGAAGTGGGCGCCGTCCAGGGTCACGGGCGCCTCGCGGGCGATCACCTGCCGGACGATGTCCACGTACTCGCGCGTGCGGGCGAGCGGCTTCGGGTACGGCTGGCCGTACCAGCCCTCGACGACCTGCGGGCCGGACGCGCCCAGCCCGAGAACCATCCGGCCGCCCGACAGGTGGTCGAGGGTCATCGCGCTCATCGCCGTGGCCGTCGGCGTGCGCGCGGCCATCTGCACGATGTTCGTGCCGAGGCGGATCCGGCTGGTGGAGGCGCCGTACCAGGCCAGCGGCGTGAACGCGTCCGAGCCGTACGCCTCCGCCGTCCACACCGAGTCGAAGCCGAGCTCCTCGGCCTTCAGCACGGCCTCCAGCGCGCCCGGGGTCGGGCCGCTGCCCCAGTACCCGACGTGGAATCCCAGCTTCACGAATGCCTCCTAGACGTTCGGCGCGTAGTGCTCGAGCTTGCCCCGCTCGGACAGCGGGGGCAGGTTCCTCCGTGGAGTCTCGACCAAGGGCGCGCCGGGAGCCACCTCGCCGCGCACGCGGCGCCAGCCGGCGCGGGCCCGCGGGTGGTAGCGGCGGTCGTGCGGGACGAGCTTGAACACGGCGTTGATCAGCTTGCCGACCCGCCGGTGCCGCCGCGCGTCGCGCTCGGACCAGCGCAGGCCGAGCAGGTCGCGGATCTCGCGGTCGTAGAGCCCGGTGGTCAGCCACACGAAATTGCGCGCGATCAGCGCGCTCAGCGGCCGCCAGAGCGGGTCCGGCAGCCAGGGCAGGAACGGCGGTTTCGCGATCCCCCGCAGGTCGAGGACGTCCCGCGTGGCCTTGTTGTCCTCCAGGACCTCGGCGCACATGTGCTTCCAGTAGCGCTGGAAGTCCTCCCAGCTCTCCGGCACCGGCCGCATGGTCATGTCGTACATCCGCCACCACGTGACGTGCTCGTCGAACAACCGGCGTTTTTCGGCCTCGCCGATCCCGCCCATGAAGTGGTCGGCGATGAGGATCGTGCTGACGAAGAACGTCGAGTGCGCCCAGTAGTAGGTGTCCGGGTCGAGCGCGTGGTAGCGCCGGCCTCGCGCGTCGACGCCCTTGATGCGGTCGTGGTAGCCGCGCACTTCCAGCGCTGTCGCGTGCGCCCGCGGGCCGTCGTAGACGACACCGCCGATCGGGTAGAGCGAGCGGAACAGCCGCTGCCAGCGCTCTTCGAAGAACCGCGAGTGCTGCTCGACGCCGGCGCCGAGACCGGGGTGCATGTTCTGCATCGACCCCGCCCACAGCGCGATGAGCAGGCCACGCCAGTCGCCGAAGTACTTCCACGTCAGCGAGTCAGGACCCAGTGGCTCCGGCGTCATCGGCACACTCCTCGTCGAGTCGAACTGACTACGTGTGTTGTCAGGCTAGGATCTGACAACACACGTAGTCAACCGAGGAGTGATCATGCCGGGCCGCACGTGGGCGGGCACGACCCTGGACGACCGGAAGGCGCTGCGGCGCGAGCAGCTCGTGGCCGCGGGCCTCGAGCTGCTGGGCACCGAAGGCTCGGCCGGGACGAGCGTCCGCGCGGTGTGCCGGCACGCGAAGCTGACCGAACGCTACTTCTACGAGAGCTTCGCCGACCGCGAAGAGCTGGTCGCGGCGGTGTACGAGCACGTCGGGGAGCAGGCGCGGCAGGCGCTCGTGACCGCCGTGCGGGACGCGCCGAGCCCGGTCCGCCGGGCCGAGAACGCCGTGCGCGCGTTCGTCGAGCTCATCGTCGACGACCCGCGCCGGGGCCGGGTCCTGCTGCTCGCCCCGCTGACCGACCCCGCGCTCACCCGCCGGGGGCTGCACCTGCTGCCGGTCTTCGCCGCGCTCGTCGGGGAACAGCTGTCCCACGGCGACGAGACCGAACGCCAGATGGTCGCCGTCGGGCTGGTCGGCGCGCTGAGCAACGTCTTCATCGCCTACCTCGACGGCTCGCTGAAGGTCTCGCGCGAGCGGCTCGTCGCCCACTGCGTGAAACTCGTGCTCGGCGCCGACGACCACTGACCTCACCTCCGACCTCGTGACACTCGCGCGGGTGATCGGGCACACTCAACCCATGCGTACCGCTGGGCGGAACGACGGCGCGAGTGGCGACGGCCTCGTCGCGGCCCGGCTCGCCGCACTCTTGGAGGCCTTCCGGCCGGGTGACGAGACGCTCGGCGTTTCCGAGCTGGCCCGCCGGACCGGGCTGGCGAAGACGACGGTGCACCGGCTCGTCGGGCACCTCACCGGCACCGGCCTCCTCGAGCGCGAAGCCGGCTCGGTGCGGCTCGGACTGCGGCTGTTCGAAATCGGCCAACTGGCCTCACCCCGCCGGGGCCTGGTCGAGGCGGCCCGGCCCTACCTCGCCGACCTGCGCGAGGCGACGCGCAACACCGTCCACCTCGCGATCCTCGAAGGCACCGAAGTCGTCTACCTCGACGTCCTGCGCGGCCCGGACGCGCCGACGCTGCCGTCCCGCATCGGCGGCCGGTTCCCCGCGCACGCCACCGGGGTCGGCAAGGCGATCCTCGCTTTCTCTCCGGAATCCGTGGTGAACCAGGTGATCGACGCCGGATTGCCCCGCATGAGCCCGAAGACGATCACCGCGCCCGGCCTGCTCCGCCGTCAGCTCACGCGGATCCGCGAGGACGGGATCGCCTTGGAGCGCGAGGAATCCGGCGTCGGCGTCGTGTGCGCGGCCAGCCCGCTGCTCGACTCCCGCGGCGTCGCGGTCGCCGCCGTCTCGATTTCCGGCTGGGCCAACCGGATGCGGACCGAACGGGTCGCGCCCGCCGTCCGGACGGTCGCGCTCGCGCTGACCAGGACACTCTCCGGGTCCACTCGGGACAGTCGGAAATAATCTTGCGGGACAAGGCTTTCGCGGTGCCTAGGCCGTCCGGCTGACGTAATCGTCCCGAGCTGGACGACTGATCGGGAGGGGCTACGATCCGTCCAATGGCCCAGCACAGCCGGGGAACGACCGGCCCGGCCCGCTCCCCCGCGACAATTCCCGGGCCGGCGGTCACCGGCTTCTCCGCCGCGCACCGGTTGCTGTCGCTCGACATCGTGCTCGCGCTCCTGGCGCTGGCCGGTGGCCTCCGGGTGCTCTACCTGGCCGCGCCCGCGCCGGCCCTGCCCGCCGAAGCCGCGAACGTCGCCCACGCCTACGCCCTCGGTCACCTGACCCCGTTCACCGACGCGGGCGGGGCCGGGATCAGCCGGTTCGGCTGGTGGCAGCTCTCGGCCTACACGATGGTCACCGACGCCTTCGGGCGCTCGGCGACGGCACTCGCGGCGGTCCGCGAGGCCGTGCTCGTCGCCGCGCTGCTCAGCGCCCTGCTGCTGTGGTTCCTGGCGCGCCGGCTCGGCTTGACGCGGTGGGCGGCGGCGGCCGCGGTGCTGCTGCTCGCGGCGTCCCCGCTCGCGCTCGGCCTGCAGCGGCTGGTCGTCGTCGAGCACCTGGCGGTCGTGTGGGCGCTGGGCGCGCTGGTGCTCATCACCCGGCCCGGCGCGCGGATCCGGCACGACGCCCTGGCCGCAGTCTGTCTCCTCGTCGCCGTGCTCACCTCGCCGCTGGCGCTGGTCTTCCTGCCTGCGGCGGGCTGGCTGCTGGTGCGGCGCGCGCCCGTCCGCGCGGCCTTGGTGGCGGTGCTGCTCAACCTCGGGCTGGGCCTCGCGTTCGGCCCGGCGGCCGCCGCACTCCGGCCGCACCTCGCCGACCGCGGCCGGCCGACGGTCACCGACTGGATCGCTCTCGATCCGGCGTGGGCGGTGCTCTCGACCGTCGCGCTGGTGGCCGCGCTCGCCGTGACCGCCTTGCGGCCGTTCGCGGTGTCCGGCTTGCTCCTCGTGGCGGCCCTGCTCGTCCCCGGGGTACCGGCCACCGCCGTGCTCGCCATGCTGGTCCCCCTCACCCCGCTGCTGCTGGCCGCGGTCGTCCAAACCGCGTCGCCGCCACGCCCCACGGCCCACCGGTGGCAGCCCGGCCGCGGTCCCGGGACGACGCTGGTACCGGTCGTCCTCGTCGCCGTGGTCGCGGCCGGCTGGGCGTACGGCTACCCGGCCTTGCGGCCGGCGGCCGACCGCGGCGGGCCGCTCGCCCAAGCACAGCAGTGGTTGCGGGCCAACGCTTCCGGCGCCCGGGTGCTGGTCGACGACGGCGCCTGGGCCGAACTCGCCGACGCCGGCTGGCCGACCGGGCTGCTCGTCCCGCCCGCCGCGTGCGCGGGCGGCTGCCCGCCGGTCGAATGGGCGGTCTTCGCGGACGGCACGACCGATCCCCGCGGCCGCTACCCCGCCCTCGGCGTCGTCTTGGCCGAAGCGGGCGTGACGGCGGTCTTCGGCGACGGCGACCGGTCGGTCACCGTGTCCCGGCTCGGCCTCCGGGCCGCCGACCCCGCCGCGCCGTCGGAGGAGTCCGCCCGCGTCCACGCGGGGGAAGCCCTGGCCGCGTCGGACCGGATCGCCCTGCCCCCGGACGCCGCCGCCGTGCTGCGCGAGGGTCGCGTGGACCCGCGGCTGATCGCGACGATCGCCGCGCTGGCGGCGATCCGGCCGGTCAGCGTCGGGGCGTTCCCCGCCGTACCCGGCGAAGATCCCGCCGGGCAGCCGCGCCGTCAGGTGCTCCTGACGGCGGGCAAGGACGCGGTGAGCGCGTTCTACACCGGCCAGCGCGACCTGTTCCGCCCGTCTTCGGTCAGCGAAACCACCGGCGGCGTGCTCGTCACCTACCCGCTGTTCGCTCCGCCGGGACTGCTGCTCCCGTTCTCCTCCCCCTGACGGCGAAAGGGCTTCCCATGCGCACCCTGCTCAGACCCGGCGGGCTGACCGCCGCGGCCCTCCTGCTCGTCGCCCTGACGCCGGTGACGGCCGAGGCGGCGACGGCCCCCGGCCCGGGCGTCGGCTGGATCCGGGTCGGCCACCTGTCGCCGAAGGTCCCGCCGGTCGACATCTACTTCGCCCCCTTCGGGCAGGCCGAGAAGGTCGTCATCCGCAAGGCCGGCTACGGCGCCGTCACGCCGTACTCCTCGCTCGACCCCGGCAAGTACACGCTGTCGATGCGGCCCGCCGACGCCTCGTCGAGCACGCCGCCCGCGCTGTCGGCCACCATCGAAGTCGCCGAGCGCAGCGCCTACTCGCTGCTGGTGTTCGCGAACGGCCCGGACGGCACGCTCAAGGGCGACCTGGTGTCCGACGACCTCAGCGCGCCCGCCGCGGGCAAGGGCCGGGTCCGGGTGGTCGAAGGGTCGGCGGCGATCGCACCGGTCACCGTGGCCGGACCGCGGGGCGTCACGCTCGCCAGGGACGCGGCGTACGGCCAGACATCGTCCTATGTGGACGTTCCGGCCGGGCGCTGGCCGCTGCAGCTTTCCGGCGGCGCGGTGAAGTCGGCGGCCGAGGTCGACGTCAAGGCCGGCTCGTCGACGACGCTGCTGGTCACCGAGAACTCCGGAGCGCTGAAGGCGACCCCCATCGCCGACGGTGCGTCGCTGCCCGACCCGCCGAAGCTGGGCGTCGAGACCGGCGGTGGCGGCACCGCGCCGTCGTCCGGTAGCCCGCTCTGGCCGGCGCTCGCGGCGGCCGGGCTGCTGGCCGCGCTCTTCGTGGGACGCCGGGCGTCCCGTGCGCGCTGACCTCGGCGCGCTACTCGTCGCGGCCCTGCTGGCCGGGGGCTGTTCAGCGGCGCCACCACCCGCCGTTTCGCTCCCGCCCGCGCCCCCGGCGGCGACCGGGCCCCTGCCGCTGCCCGTCCCGGCCGACGTCCGCCCGGTGCGGCTGCGCATCCCCGCCATCGGCGTCGACGCGGCCGCGCTGGTCCCGCTCGGACTGAGCGCGGACCAGCGGCTCGAGGCGCCCGCGCGCTTCGAAGACGTCGGCTGGTACGCCGCCGGGCCGGTGCCGGGTGACCCAGGCCCGGCGGTGATCGCCGCGCACGTCGACTCCCGCGCCGGCCCGGCGCCGTTCTTCCGGCTGCGCGACCTGCACAGCGGCGACCAGGTGTTCGTCGCGCGCTCGGACGGCCAGGAGACCCGGTTCGTCGTCGACGCCGTCCAGCGCTACCCGAAGGACGCGTTCCCGACCGGCGCGGTGTACGGGCCTGCGCCTGGCAGCGCGCTGCGGCTCATCACCTGCGGCGGCAGCTTCGACGCGGCGAAACGCTCGTACCGCGACAACATCGTCGTCTACGCCTCGACCCGCTGGGGCTAGGCCTCCTTGATCAGCCCGCGCCGCGCCAGCTCGGGCCGGACGCCGTCGCCGAACCAGTACGCCTCCTCCAGGTGCGGGTAGCCCGACAGCACGAACTCGGTCACGCCGACGCTGTGGTACTCCTCGATCAGGTCCGCGACCTCGCCGTGGCTGCCGACCAGCGCCGTCCCGGCACCCCCGCGGACCAGGCCGACCCCGGCCCAGAGGTTCGGGTGGATCTCCAGGCCGCGGACGCCGCCGTCGGTGCGTCCGCCGTGCAGCGCGACCATCCGCTGCTGCCCCACCGACTCGCTCGCCGCCAGCTGCGCCTGCGCCTTGGCGACCTGCTCCGGGCTCAGCGCGTCCAGCAGCTTCTGCGCCTCCGCCCAGGCCTCGGCCGAGGTGTCGCGCGAGATCGTGTGCAGCCGGACGCCGAACCGGATCGGCCGGTCGCCGGCCAGCTCGCGCACCTTGCCGATCTTCTCCGCGACCTGCGCGGGCGGCTCGCCCCAGGTCAGGTAGACGTCGGCGTGCCGCGCCGCGACCGGCAGCGCGGCCGGCGACGAGCCCCCGAAGTAGATCGGCGGCACCGGGTCCGGCGCGGCCAGCGTCGTCGCGCCTTCGACCCGCAAGTGCTCGCCTTCGAACGTGAACGGCTGCCCGGACCACACTCCGCGCACGATCGTCAGGAACTCGTCGGTGCGCGCGTAGCGGGCGTCGTGGTCGTGCCAGTCGCCGAAGCGCCGCTGCTCCACGGCGTCGCCGCCGGTGACGATGTTGAGCAGCACCCGCCCGCCCGAAAGGCGCTGGAACGTCCCCGCCATCTGCGCGGCGAGCGTCGGCGAGATGACGCCGGGGCGGAACGCGACCAGGAACTTCAGCCGGGTCGTCTCCCGGATCAGTGCGGCCGTGGTCAGCCACGCGTCTTCGCACCACGTGCCGGTCGGGGTCAGGACCCCTTCGAAGCCCTGCCGTTCGGCGGCCCGGGCGACTTGGGCGAGGTAGTCGAGATCCGGTTCGCGCTGTGCCGACGGGCCCTGGGACCGGTTGGCGTGGAAGCGTTCCACGATCGTGCGGCCGTCGCCGCTGGTGGGCAGGAACCAGTGCAGCCTGATGCTCATCCGTTGCTCCTGGCCTGGTCCAGATCGGGGGCGAACCGCCGGTCGGCGAACGCGGCGAAGTCCACCTTGCCCGGCAGCGTCTTCTCTGCGGTGAAGGCGTCCGCGAGCTGCTGTTCGGACGCCACCACGGAGTCGTCCAGCGCGATCGGCAGGTCACGCCCGGCGTCGACGGCCTTCCGCGCCACTTCGAGCTTCAGCCCGGTTTCCTTCGCCCAGGCCTGGGCCCACTCGGCGCGGTGCGTGTCGGCCCACTTCTGCGCCTTGACCACCCGCACGGCGAAGTCGCGCAGCGCCGAGTTCTTGCCGGGGTCGGCCAGCGCCGCGGTGCTCGCGGTCAGGAAGCCGAGGCCGTTCGAGGCGCCCCGGCCGTCGGCCAGCACCCGGGCCTGCGCTTCGATCTGCGCCTGCGCGGTGTAGGGGTCCCAGATCGCCCAGGCGTCGATCGTGTGCTGGGTGAACGCGGCGTAGGCTTCCGACGGCTGCAGGAAGTTCAGCTTCACGTCCGTTGTGGACAAGCCGTTGTTGTGCAGGGTGTTCAGCAGCTGGCCGTGCGCCGAGCTGCCCTTGGCGACGCCGATCGTCTTGCCCTTCAGCTCGGCGACGGTCCGCAGCGGCGAGTCCGGCGGGACCAGCAGCGCTTCCCGTTCGACGTTGCTGCGCGAAACGCCGATCACCTTGATCTTCGCCTTCGCCGCGGCCGCGAAGATCGGCGGCGTGTTGCCG is a genomic window of Amycolatopsis lexingtonensis containing:
- a CDS encoding neutral/alkaline ceramidase yields the protein MPVSRRHVLAGAAALPFAATLGGLGGRAAEAAEPELRVGVGIGDVTGPAAENGMMGYSMPQQQTAGIHLRTRARAFIVDDGAHRIVFVTAELGALFQSVHQGVLRELAKKYGARYTEQNVLLNATHTHSACGGDSHYAAYDLSILGFQQQTYDAVVAGIVDAIGRAHDDLKPGELSLGRTELTEASANRSRVAFERNPDKDHFPLSIDPAVTVLRFRQGGRDVGAITWFATHGTSMSNGNHLISSDNKGYAAYAWEHDHAGVRYLDGPPGFVAAFAQTNSGDMTPNLNLKPGTPETEFENTRRIGELQFQAAKRAFDAAGEKVTGGVGHRMTYVDMSAVDVAPEFTPDGRPHRTCTAAIGVSMLAGSTEDGPGLPLPEGIKNPFIDWLGGIDAPIPQALADAQAPKVVAVPFGAMQPYPWAPEVLPLQLVRIGQLHLVAGPAEYTIVAGLRIRKTVASVLGVPLENVLMQGYANAYSQYVTTPEEYDSQQYEGASTLFGRYTLPAYQQEFAKLAAALKAGTDVPHGPVPRDLRGKLVNFQPGVVFDSAPLLKSFGDVVTDAKSSYRRGEQVSVAFVTGHPKNDLRRDGTFLEIQRYADGRWVRYADDGDWATKFRWTRTFVSESRAEVTWDIPAETPVGKYRVVHFGAWKHGITGAIAQLSGTSRAFVVS
- a CDS encoding LLM class F420-dependent oxidoreductase; the protein is MKLGFHVGYWGSGPTPGALEAVLKAEELGFDSVWTAEAYGSDAFTPLAWYGASTSRIRLGTNIVQMAARTPTATAMSAMTLDHLSGGRMVLGLGASGPQVVEGWYGQPYPKPLARTREYVDIVRQVIAREAPVTLDGAHFQLPLRGGTGLGKALKPTVHPLRKEIPIHLAAEGPKNVALAAEIGDGWLPLFFSPKSNAFYKAALEEGFAREGARHTLETFEVPCSIPVIVHDDVEEAASWIKPSLALYIGGMGAKTVNFHHDVFARLGYEDVADKVQELYLAGRKEEATAAIPTSLVEDTSLIGPPAKIRDELQAWEETVVTQLLLRGDAATLTKIADALG
- a CDS encoding oxygenase MpaB family protein, giving the protein MTPEPLGPDSLTWKYFGDWRGLLIALWAGSMQNMHPGLGAGVEQHSRFFEERWQRLFRSLYPIGGVVYDGPRAHATALEVRGYHDRIKGVDARGRRYHALDPDTYYWAHSTFFVSTILIADHFMGGIGEAEKRRLFDEHVTWWRMYDMTMRPVPESWEDFQRYWKHMCAEVLEDNKATRDVLDLRGIAKPPFLPWLPDPLWRPLSALIARNFVWLTTGLYDREIRDLLGLRWSERDARRHRRVGKLINAVFKLVPHDRRYHPRARAGWRRVRGEVAPGAPLVETPRRNLPPLSERGKLEHYAPNV
- a CDS encoding TetR/AcrR family transcriptional regulator, with protein sequence MPGRTWAGTTLDDRKALRREQLVAAGLELLGTEGSAGTSVRAVCRHAKLTERYFYESFADREELVAAVYEHVGEQARQALVTAVRDAPSPVRRAENAVRAFVELIVDDPRRGRVLLLAPLTDPALTRRGLHLLPVFAALVGEQLSHGDETERQMVAVGLVGALSNVFIAYLDGSLKVSRERLVAHCVKLVLGADDH
- a CDS encoding IclR family transcriptional regulator is translated as MRTAGRNDGASGDGLVAARLAALLEAFRPGDETLGVSELARRTGLAKTTVHRLVGHLTGTGLLEREAGSVRLGLRLFEIGQLASPRRGLVEAARPYLADLREATRNTVHLAILEGTEVVYLDVLRGPDAPTLPSRIGGRFPAHATGVGKAILAFSPESVVNQVIDAGLPRMSPKTITAPGLLRRQLTRIREDGIALEREESGVGVVCAASPLLDSRGVAVAAVSISGWANRMRTERVAPAVRTVALALTRTLSGSTRDSRK
- a CDS encoding glycosyl transferase: MAQHSRGTTGPARSPATIPGPAVTGFSAAHRLLSLDIVLALLALAGGLRVLYLAAPAPALPAEAANVAHAYALGHLTPFTDAGGAGISRFGWWQLSAYTMVTDAFGRSATALAAVREAVLVAALLSALLLWFLARRLGLTRWAAAAAVLLLAASPLALGLQRLVVVEHLAVVWALGALVLITRPGARIRHDALAAVCLLVAVLTSPLALVFLPAAGWLLVRRAPVRAALVAVLLNLGLGLAFGPAAAALRPHLADRGRPTVTDWIALDPAWAVLSTVALVAALAVTALRPFAVSGLLLVAALLVPGVPATAVLAMLVPLTPLLLAAVVQTASPPRPTAHRWQPGRGPGTTLVPVVLVAVVAAGWAYGYPALRPAADRGGPLAQAQQWLRANASGARVLVDDGAWAELADAGWPTGLLVPPAACAGGCPPVEWAVFADGTTDPRGRYPALGVVLAEAGVTAVFGDGDRSVTVSRLGLRAADPAAPSEESARVHAGEALAASDRIALPPDAAAVLREGRVDPRLIATIAALAAIRPVSVGAFPAVPGEDPAGQPRRQVLLTAGKDAVSAFYTGQRDLFRPSSVSETTGGVLVTYPLFAPPGLLLPFSSP
- a CDS encoding DUF4397 domain-containing protein; its protein translation is MRTLLRPGGLTAAALLLVALTPVTAEAATAPGPGVGWIRVGHLSPKVPPVDIYFAPFGQAEKVVIRKAGYGAVTPYSSLDPGKYTLSMRPADASSSTPPALSATIEVAERSAYSLLVFANGPDGTLKGDLVSDDLSAPAAGKGRVRVVEGSAAIAPVTVAGPRGVTLARDAAYGQTSSYVDVPAGRWPLQLSGGAVKSAAEVDVKAGSSTTLLVTENSGALKATPIADGASLPDPPKLGVETGGGGTAPSSGSPLWPALAAAGLLAALFVGRRASRAR
- a CDS encoding class F sortase, producing MRADLGALLVAALLAGGCSAAPPPAVSLPPAPPAATGPLPLPVPADVRPVRLRIPAIGVDAAALVPLGLSADQRLEAPARFEDVGWYAAGPVPGDPGPAVIAAHVDSRAGPAPFFRLRDLHSGDQVFVARSDGQETRFVVDAVQRYPKDAFPTGAVYGPAPGSALRLITCGGSFDAAKRSYRDNIVVYASTRWG
- a CDS encoding LLM class flavin-dependent oxidoreductase, yielding MSIRLHWFLPTSGDGRTIVERFHANRSQGPSAQREPDLDYLAQVARAAERQGFEGVLTPTGTWCEDAWLTTAALIRETTRLKFLVAFRPGVISPTLAAQMAGTFQRLSGGRVLLNIVTGGDAVEQRRFGDWHDHDARYARTDEFLTIVRGVWSGQPFTFEGEHLRVEGATTLAAPDPVPPIYFGGSSPAALPVAARHADVYLTWGEPPAQVAEKIGKVRELAGDRPIRFGVRLHTISRDTSAEAWAEAQKLLDALSPEQVAKAQAQLAASESVGQQRMVALHGGRTDGGVRGLEIHPNLWAGVGLVRGGAGTALVGSHGEVADLIEEYHSVGVTEFVLSGYPHLEEAYWFGDGVRPELARRGLIKEA
- a CDS encoding ABC transporter substrate-binding protein, whose product is MLWRKGMAAVAAALVLAGCGSATGADQAAVPGPVSAADLAKVTLKVGDQKGGVKSLLTAAGQLDGTPYKIEWATFTSGPPLLEAASAGAIDTGRVGNTPPIFAAAAKAKIKVIGVSRSNVEREALLVPPDSPLRTVAELKGKTIGVAKGSSAHGQLLNTLHNNGLSTTDVKLNFLQPSEAYAAFTQHTIDAWAIWDPYTAQAQIEAQARVLADGRGASNGLGFLTASTAALADPGKNSALRDFAVRVVKAQKWADTHRAEWAQAWAKETGLKLEVARKAVDAGRDLPIALDDSVVASEQQLADAFTAEKTLPGKVDFAAFADRRFAPDLDQARSNG